Proteins encoded together in one Planctomyces sp. SH-PL14 window:
- a CDS encoding response regulator: MTTSGSADLRDDRTDLLGPGGGSDPPVRILLVDDDPKNLIVLESILEDPRYRLVKADSADAALLALVQGDFALIILDIQMPGMNGLELAQMIKQRKKTATIPIIFLTAYFSDDQHVLEGYGTGAIDYLHKPVNAAILRSKVAAFADLHRKTLDLAQANTQLQAEIDARRLVQDELSALNERLESRVAERTAELETALRSLRESDDRLRLAQDAGEVGIWALDLAEWTVTWTDVARSIFHPGRYGDTVRFDEWMACVHEDDRHRIAEGLGRPSTTAGDGLAYRQEYRVRHPDGVVLWVEAVGAFEVGPVGRPIRVQGCVRDISERKQMELELKEQDRRKDEFLAMLGHELRNPLAPIRNSLSLMQFLAEENEEIRTCHDVVDRQVSQLTRIVDDLLDVSRVSRGKIRLERTTVDLAEVIRYALETCRQQMDARRHAVELSWPAGPLHVAGDMARLSQAVFNLLNNAAKYTEPGGEIAVALGLDPDDSGTALVSIRDNGRGFDSNIAADLFSLFYQADRTIDRADGGLGIGLALVKSIVEMHGGTVWAVSAGRGQGSEFTVRLPRLRETLPGGEPAESASAASRENPESTSPSAVGPERGRQILVVDDNHDAATTLARLLRQMGHRVRTAHDGEAALASVREEAAEIVLLDIGLPRRDGYDVCREIRRTPGPQPRIVALTGYGREEDRARTKEAGFDGHLTKPVRMVDLERLLTSVDG, translated from the coding sequence ATGACGACATCGGGATCCGCCGATCTCCGCGACGACCGGACCGACCTCCTGGGGCCCGGCGGCGGGAGCGATCCGCCGGTGCGGATCCTGCTCGTCGACGACGACCCCAAGAACCTCATCGTCCTGGAGTCGATCCTCGAAGATCCCCGCTACCGTCTCGTCAAGGCGGACTCCGCCGATGCCGCCCTCCTGGCCCTCGTCCAGGGGGACTTTGCGCTGATCATTCTCGACATCCAGATGCCGGGGATGAACGGGCTCGAGCTGGCCCAGATGATCAAGCAGCGGAAGAAGACGGCGACGATCCCGATCATCTTCCTCACCGCCTACTTCAGCGACGACCAGCACGTCCTGGAAGGGTACGGCACCGGGGCCATCGACTACCTCCACAAGCCGGTCAACGCGGCGATCCTCCGCTCCAAGGTGGCGGCCTTCGCGGACCTGCACCGCAAGACGCTCGACCTGGCGCAGGCCAACACGCAGCTCCAGGCGGAGATCGACGCCCGCCGCCTGGTCCAGGACGAGCTTTCGGCCCTCAACGAGCGGCTCGAGTCGCGGGTCGCCGAGCGGACCGCGGAACTGGAGACGGCCCTCCGCTCGCTGCGGGAGAGTGACGACCGGCTCCGCCTGGCGCAGGACGCCGGGGAGGTGGGGATCTGGGCTCTCGACCTCGCCGAGTGGACCGTCACCTGGACCGACGTGGCCCGCTCGATCTTCCATCCCGGGCGGTACGGCGACACGGTCCGCTTCGACGAATGGATGGCCTGCGTCCACGAGGACGACCGGCACCGGATCGCCGAGGGGCTGGGGCGGCCTTCGACGACCGCGGGGGATGGTCTCGCCTACCGTCAGGAGTATCGGGTCCGCCATCCCGACGGGGTGGTGCTGTGGGTCGAGGCGGTCGGGGCGTTCGAAGTGGGGCCGGTCGGTCGGCCGATCCGCGTGCAGGGATGCGTCCGGGACATCTCGGAACGCAAGCAGATGGAGCTGGAGCTGAAGGAGCAGGACCGCCGCAAGGACGAGTTCCTGGCCATGCTGGGGCATGAGCTCCGGAACCCGCTCGCGCCGATCCGCAATTCCCTCTCGCTGATGCAGTTCCTGGCGGAGGAGAATGAGGAGATCCGGACCTGTCACGACGTCGTCGACCGGCAGGTGTCGCAGCTGACGCGGATCGTCGACGACCTGCTCGACGTCTCGCGCGTCTCCCGCGGGAAGATCCGGCTGGAGCGGACGACGGTCGACCTGGCGGAAGTGATCCGGTATGCGCTCGAGACCTGCCGGCAGCAGATGGACGCCCGCCGGCATGCCGTCGAGCTCTCGTGGCCGGCCGGGCCGCTGCACGTCGCCGGGGACATGGCGCGTCTCTCGCAGGCGGTGTTCAATCTCCTCAACAACGCGGCCAAGTACACGGAGCCGGGGGGGGAGATCGCCGTGGCGCTCGGGCTCGACCCGGACGATTCCGGGACGGCGCTCGTCTCGATCCGCGACAACGGCCGCGGGTTCGACTCGAACATCGCGGCGGACCTGTTCAGCCTGTTCTATCAGGCGGACCGCACGATCGACCGGGCCGACGGGGGGTTGGGGATCGGCCTGGCGCTCGTCAAGTCGATCGTGGAGATGCACGGCGGGACGGTGTGGGCGGTGAGCGCGGGGCGGGGCCAGGGGAGCGAGTTCACGGTCCGGCTGCCGCGGCTGCGGGAGACGCTGCCCGGGGGAGAGCCGGCGGAGTCCGCGTCCGCGGCTTCCCGCGAGAATCCGGAATCGACGTCGCCGTCGGCGGTGGGTCCGGAGCGCGGGCGTCAGATCCTGGTGGTCGATGACAACCACGATGCGGCGACGACGCTGGCCCGTCTGCTGCGGCAGATGGGGCATCGCGTGCGGACGGCGCATGATGGCGAGGCGGCGCTCGCTTCGGTGCGTGAGGAGGCGGCAGAGATTGTGCTCCTCGATATCGGGCTTCCGCGGCGCGACGGGTATGACGTCTGTCGCGAGATCCGTCGGACTCCGGGGCCGCAGCCGCGGATTGTGGCGCTGACGGGTTATGGGCGTGAGGAGGACCGGGCGCGGACGAAGGAGGCGGGGTTTGACGGGCACCTGACTAAGCCGGTGCGGATGGTGGATCTGGAGCGGTTGCTGACGTCGGTGGATGGTTGA
- a CDS encoding BlaI/MecI/CopY family transcriptional regulator: MSPRAVSLPDAELSVLRCLWEHISASARQLTLWLYPEGTPAQVATVQKLLSRLEEKDCVRRNRDTWPHLFEAVVGREDVISDQLQQTAERLCDGDLHPLLTHLVKAGKLSAEDRQSLRDLLDDLDEPRNKKGKK, encoded by the coding sequence ATGTCACCTCGAGCGGTCAGCCTGCCCGACGCGGAACTGTCAGTCCTGCGATGCCTGTGGGAGCACATCTCCGCCTCCGCGCGACAATTGACGTTGTGGCTTTATCCGGAAGGGACCCCTGCGCAGGTGGCGACCGTCCAGAAGCTGCTGAGCCGCCTGGAGGAGAAGGATTGCGTCCGCCGGAACCGCGACACCTGGCCGCACCTGTTCGAAGCGGTCGTCGGCCGCGAGGACGTGATCTCCGACCAGTTGCAACAGACCGCCGAGCGGCTGTGCGACGGCGACCTGCACCCGCTCCTGACGCACCTCGTCAAGGCGGGTAAACTCAGTGCCGAAGACCGCCAGTCGCTGCGGGACCTCCTCGACGACCTGGACGAGCCGCGGAATAAGAAGGGCAAGAAGTAA
- a CDS encoding M56 family metallopeptidase, with amino-acid sequence MIRIVEWAIANSLTVAVLAPIVFLIGHVCRQPAVRHGLWVLLLIKLVTPPLFPVEISLPDLLPSRAAATSASAVPSPQVVGSVSETVALPSPSASLPIAAVAVETATVPQSVLSAFEPVGAGSTAVIAEAAPIAPVLSANPTVPVSPSVVGPLVARTLVFVWLIGAAILLSVQLYRLASFARRLRRSSYPSAGLDDDMQEVLDGLGCTRAPRVLMVNGVVSPMLWGVGRWATILFPAELYQQLRRDARQTLLLHELAHYHRGDSWVRLLEFVNVILFWWHPVAWWSLREIESAEEECCDQWVMGRTPSSARCYAGALLDTIDFLCERNPLAPPVSSGLGNPRELRGRLVKIMQGSGRQTINAAGRVGLALVLLGLPFQPQALASLGGSFRETLLSGLERIESLAPTDPETEIPTVVATRSAVTEPAIPAPQVRPTAPRSRSSVREWATAVSDGGRYEIRARTGKRVDLIDNETGRATPLTDWNVAATAFVPGRGEFVTGGFDRQLRLWDAASGTIRATFAEFAEAVVSVAVSRDGGLVAAGARSGDVAVYRTGDLVEPLTWKLDAPINSVRFSPAGDRLLVSVGGWRSERSGALVVIDVRGGTILRTIPLARPIGVAEFTADANTVVTGGWDGRIDFVRLPQGNVIASVMRSKDAVSAGAFSQDVESFPGVDLETARAEVARQELERLGLAIGTGSPLPFPSPADAVARTPQTLFPSLFAVAPKSAALRTMAPTSPVPTTTSSAPGAPALLSAPAPR; translated from the coding sequence ATGATTCGAATCGTCGAATGGGCCATCGCGAATTCGCTGACCGTGGCGGTCCTGGCCCCGATCGTCTTCCTGATCGGGCACGTCTGCCGCCAGCCGGCGGTTCGCCATGGGCTGTGGGTCCTGCTTCTCATCAAGCTCGTCACGCCGCCGCTGTTCCCGGTCGAGATCTCTCTTCCGGACCTCCTCCCAAGCCGCGCCGCCGCGACCTCCGCTTCCGCTGTTCCGAGCCCGCAGGTCGTCGGGAGCGTGAGCGAAACGGTCGCTCTGCCGTCGCCGTCGGCCTCGCTCCCGATCGCTGCGGTGGCCGTCGAGACCGCGACCGTTCCGCAGTCCGTCCTCTCCGCCTTTGAACCGGTCGGTGCGGGATCCACGGCGGTCATCGCTGAGGCGGCCCCGATCGCGCCGGTGCTGTCGGCGAATCCGACCGTCCCTGTTTCCCCCTCCGTCGTCGGGCCGTTGGTCGCCCGGACGCTCGTCTTCGTCTGGCTCATCGGGGCGGCGATCCTGCTGTCGGTCCAGCTGTACCGTCTTGCGTCATTCGCGCGGCGGCTGCGGCGCTCGAGCTATCCTTCGGCCGGCCTCGATGACGACATGCAGGAAGTCCTCGACGGACTCGGCTGCACGCGGGCGCCCCGGGTCCTGATGGTCAACGGCGTCGTCTCCCCCATGCTGTGGGGCGTCGGCCGCTGGGCCACGATCCTCTTCCCGGCCGAGCTCTATCAGCAGCTCCGCCGCGACGCCCGCCAGACGCTGCTCCTGCACGAACTGGCCCACTACCACCGCGGCGACAGCTGGGTCCGGCTCCTCGAATTCGTCAACGTGATCCTCTTCTGGTGGCATCCCGTGGCGTGGTGGTCGCTGCGGGAAATCGAGTCCGCCGAAGAAGAGTGCTGCGACCAGTGGGTCATGGGCCGCACGCCGTCGTCCGCCCGGTGCTACGCCGGGGCGCTCCTCGACACGATCGACTTCCTCTGCGAGCGGAACCCGCTCGCCCCGCCGGTCTCGAGCGGCCTCGGCAATCCCCGCGAGCTGCGGGGACGGCTGGTCAAGATCATGCAGGGGAGCGGCCGCCAGACCATCAACGCCGCCGGCCGCGTGGGGCTGGCCCTCGTGCTCCTGGGACTGCCGTTCCAGCCGCAGGCGCTCGCGTCGCTCGGCGGCTCGTTCCGCGAAACCCTGCTCAGCGGCCTCGAACGCATCGAGAGCCTCGCCCCGACCGACCCGGAAACCGAAATCCCGACGGTTGTGGCGACACGGTCCGCCGTGACCGAGCCGGCCATCCCCGCGCCGCAGGTCCGCCCGACGGCGCCGCGGTCCCGCTCCTCCGTCCGCGAATGGGCGACCGCCGTTTCGGACGGCGGCCGGTACGAGATCCGCGCCCGGACCGGGAAGCGGGTCGACCTGATCGACAACGAGACCGGGCGGGCGACGCCGCTGACCGACTGGAACGTGGCGGCCACCGCCTTCGTTCCGGGGCGCGGCGAGTTCGTGACCGGCGGCTTCGACCGGCAGCTCCGCCTGTGGGACGCGGCCTCGGGAACGATCCGCGCCACGTTCGCCGAGTTCGCCGAGGCGGTCGTCTCCGTCGCGGTCTCCCGCGACGGCGGACTGGTCGCCGCCGGCGCCCGCAGCGGCGACGTCGCGGTCTACCGGACCGGCGATCTCGTCGAGCCGCTGACGTGGAAACTCGACGCCCCGATCAACAGCGTCCGCTTCTCCCCGGCGGGTGACCGGCTCCTCGTGAGCGTCGGCGGCTGGCGCTCGGAGCGGAGCGGGGCGCTCGTCGTGATCGATGTCCGGGGCGGCACGATCCTCCGGACCATTCCTCTCGCCCGCCCGATCGGCGTGGCGGAGTTCACCGCGGATGCGAACACCGTCGTCACCGGCGGCTGGGACGGACGGATCGACTTCGTCCGGCTCCCGCAGGGGAACGTGATCGCCAGCGTGATGCGCTCCAAGGACGCCGTCTCGGCCGGGGCCTTCTCACAGGATGTCGAGTCGTTCCCCGGCGTCGACCTCGAAACGGCGCGGGCGGAAGTCGCCCGGCAGGAACTCGAACGGCTGGGGCTGGCGATTGGAACGGGATCGCCGCTGCCGTTCCCGAGTCCCGCCGACGCGGTGGCCCGGACTCCCCAGACCCTCTTCCCGTCTCTGTTCGCCGTGGCTCCGAAGAGCGCGGCTTTGAGGACCATGGCTCCGACGAGTCCGGTTCCGACCACGACGTCGTCGGCGCCCGGCGCTCCGGCCTTGCTCTCGGCTCCCGCTCCCCGCTGA